From one Streptomyces sp. N50 genomic stretch:
- a CDS encoding GNAT family N-acetyltransferase yields MSGPSGPPYPEDLERPGLVRTGRSTFVRPVRPEDADRLVAFVGGLSRATLAYRSLGPVVRARDDVIRRGAHVDYLNELALVALAGDEIAGLVRYVRDPEEPEHAEVTFTIRDDHQSEGFGRLLLEHIAAAARTRGIRVLEADVLADNTRMINVFLGSGFRVESGPPGQIVHFEIAVDPQAQAVARAERREHTAVRRSLRPLLEPRSVAVIGANRSPLTIGHEIVANLLRGGFRGSVFPVNPRAEQVAGTRAYPNVRELPEVPDLALVAVRAEAVPDVVRECAEAGVKAVVVVSTGFGETGVEGRATELELARFARASGMRLVGPNCMGVVNTTPAARLAATFSPALPTPGRVAMSSQSGPLGLAVLDFARRLRLGFSGFVSVGHAVDVSTNDLLQWWEEDPETSVVLLHVETFGNPRRFTRIARRVAPRKPIVAVHPGHADAAVDSLFAQSGVIRTRSLQELFDVALLLAHQPPPPGNRVAVITNAGGPAALTVGACEASGLRVPELGEPVRHFLRTALSPRADVTNPVDLTPTATAAHYRRALDAVLADDGIDAAVVLFMPPLADKPDEVAAAILDAAEAAPGKPVLASFLGGAGVADLLHRGELVVPTYAFPESAATSLGHAAAYQTWRNTPAGVIPDLPEVDTDRARSLIAGCVPGAVPPQLAAELLDSYGISVRDPHAPGPDAFLSVRADPVFGPVIAFGLTGDYADLMADVAHRITPLSDRDAREMIRSLRAAPLLDGRVGGPGVDLAALEETVLRISAMVEDLPEIESMDLRPVRLLPPGDGVAVTRVTIRLTDDTRRGGPS; encoded by the coding sequence ATGAGCGGTCCGAGCGGTCCGCCGTATCCCGAGGATCTGGAACGACCGGGCCTCGTGCGCACCGGCCGGTCGACCTTCGTCCGGCCGGTCCGGCCGGAGGACGCCGACCGCCTGGTCGCGTTCGTCGGCGGGCTGTCCCGGGCGACCCTGGCGTACCGGTCCCTCGGCCCGGTGGTGCGCGCCCGCGACGACGTCATCCGGCGCGGCGCGCACGTGGACTACCTCAACGAACTGGCGCTCGTCGCGCTGGCCGGCGACGAGATCGCGGGCCTGGTGCGCTACGTCCGCGACCCCGAGGAGCCGGAACACGCGGAGGTCACCTTCACCATCCGCGACGACCACCAGAGCGAGGGGTTCGGCAGGCTGCTCCTGGAGCACATCGCCGCCGCCGCGCGCACCCGGGGCATCCGGGTCCTGGAGGCCGACGTCCTCGCCGACAACACCCGCATGATCAACGTGTTCCTCGGCTCCGGCTTCCGGGTGGAATCCGGGCCGCCCGGCCAGATCGTCCACTTCGAGATCGCCGTCGACCCGCAGGCCCAGGCCGTCGCCCGCGCCGAGCGCCGCGAACACACGGCCGTACGACGTTCCCTGCGACCGCTGCTCGAACCCCGCTCGGTCGCGGTGATCGGCGCGAACCGCAGCCCGCTGACCATCGGCCACGAGATCGTCGCCAACCTGCTGCGGGGCGGTTTCCGCGGCAGCGTCTTCCCGGTCAATCCGCGGGCCGAGCAAGTCGCGGGGACACGGGCGTACCCGAACGTCCGGGAGCTTCCCGAGGTGCCCGACCTGGCGCTGGTCGCCGTACGGGCCGAGGCGGTGCCCGATGTCGTACGGGAGTGCGCGGAGGCCGGCGTCAAGGCGGTGGTCGTCGTCTCAACGGGCTTCGGGGAGACGGGAGTCGAGGGTCGGGCGACCGAGCTGGAGCTGGCCCGCTTCGCCCGCGCCTCCGGGATGCGGCTGGTGGGCCCGAACTGCATGGGCGTGGTCAACACGACGCCCGCTGCCCGGCTGGCCGCGACCTTCTCCCCCGCGCTGCCGACGCCGGGCCGGGTCGCCATGTCCAGTCAGTCCGGGCCGCTCGGGCTCGCGGTGCTCGACTTCGCCCGGCGGCTGCGGCTGGGCTTCTCCGGGTTCGTGTCGGTGGGCCACGCCGTGGACGTCTCCACCAACGACCTGCTCCAGTGGTGGGAGGAGGACCCCGAGACCTCGGTGGTCCTGCTGCACGTCGAGACCTTCGGCAATCCGCGTCGCTTCACCCGCATCGCGCGCCGGGTCGCGCCGCGCAAGCCGATCGTCGCGGTGCACCCGGGGCACGCGGACGCGGCGGTCGACTCGCTCTTCGCCCAGTCCGGTGTCATCCGCACCCGCAGCCTCCAGGAACTCTTCGACGTAGCACTCCTGTTGGCGCATCAGCCGCCCCCGCCGGGCAACCGGGTCGCCGTGATCACCAACGCGGGCGGTCCCGCCGCGCTGACCGTCGGCGCGTGCGAGGCAAGCGGCCTGCGGGTGCCCGAACTCGGCGAGCCCGTACGGCACTTCCTCCGTACGGCTCTCTCGCCCCGCGCGGACGTCACCAACCCGGTCGACCTCACGCCCACGGCCACCGCCGCGCACTACCGGCGGGCGCTGGACGCGGTACTGGCCGACGACGGCATCGACGCCGCCGTGGTCCTCTTCATGCCCCCGCTGGCGGACAAGCCCGACGAGGTGGCGGCGGCGATCCTCGACGCGGCCGAAGCCGCGCCCGGGAAGCCGGTGTTGGCGAGTTTCCTGGGCGGGGCGGGCGTCGCCGATCTCCTGCACCGGGGTGAACTCGTCGTCCCGACCTACGCGTTCCCCGAGTCCGCGGCGACCTCGCTCGGCCACGCGGCGGCGTACCAGACGTGGCGCAACACCCCTGCGGGTGTCATACCGGACCTCCCGGAGGTCGACACGGACCGGGCCCGCTCGCTGATCGCCGGGTGCGTTCCCGGAGCCGTACCGCCGCAGCTCGCCGCCGAGTTGCTGGACTCGTACGGCATCTCCGTACGGGACCCGCACGCGCCGGGCCCGGACGCGTTCCTCTCCGTGCGCGCGGACCCGGTCTTCGGCCCGGTGATCGCGTTCGGTCTCACCGGGGACTACGCCGACCTCATGGCCGACGTCGCCCACCGGATCACCCCGCTCAGCGACCGCGACGCCCGCGAGATGATCCGCTCGCTGCGGGCGGCCCCGCTGCTGGACGGCCGGGTGGGCGGCCCGGGGGTGGACCTGGCGGCCCTTGAGGAGACCGTCCTCCGTATCTCCGCGATGGTCGAGGACCTGCCCGAGATCGAGTCCATGGACCTGCGTCCGGTGCGGCTGCTGCCGCCCGGTGACGGCGTCGCCGTCACCCGCGTGACGATCCGACTCACCGACGACACAAGGAGAGGTG